One window from the genome of Pandoraea fibrosis encodes:
- a CDS encoding 2-aminoethylphosphonate--pyruvate transaminase, whose protein sequence is MILGQEPILLTPGPLTTSPATRQAMLRDWGSWDTQFNRITASLCRDLVDVVHGGDDYVCVPLQGSGTFSVEAAIGTLTPRGARILVPDNGAYCQRILKICRYLGRDAVALPIPEDQAASAAAIDEALTRDPSITHVAQVHLETGAGVLNPLADIARVCQKHGKGLIVDAMSSFGAIEIDVRSMPFDALIAASGKCLEGVPGMGFVIAKKSVLEASAGNSHSLAMDLHDQYVYMQKTTQWRFTPPTHVVAALRAAVDQFLAEGGQPVRGERYRKNCRALVDGMASLGFRPFLATEVQAPVIVTFHAPADSKYDFKAFYAAVRDRGYILYPGKLTQIETFRVGCIGAIDDNEMRNVVTAIAQSLTSLGIRQVAPLTRAA, encoded by the coding sequence ATGATTCTCGGTCAGGAACCGATTCTGCTCACCCCCGGCCCGCTCACCACGTCGCCGGCCACCCGACAGGCCATGCTGCGCGACTGGGGGTCATGGGATACCCAGTTCAATCGCATCACGGCGTCGCTGTGTCGCGATCTGGTAGACGTCGTGCACGGTGGCGACGACTATGTCTGCGTGCCGCTGCAAGGCTCTGGCACGTTCTCCGTCGAAGCGGCCATCGGCACGCTTACGCCGCGCGGCGCGCGCATTCTCGTGCCCGATAACGGCGCGTACTGCCAGCGCATTCTGAAGATCTGCCGCTATCTGGGACGCGACGCCGTCGCCCTGCCCATTCCCGAAGATCAGGCCGCCAGCGCCGCCGCGATCGACGAAGCGCTCACGCGCGATCCGTCGATCACGCACGTGGCGCAGGTGCATCTGGAGACCGGAGCCGGGGTGCTCAACCCGCTCGCCGACATCGCTCGCGTCTGCCAGAAGCACGGCAAGGGGCTCATCGTCGACGCCATGAGTTCGTTCGGCGCGATCGAGATCGACGTGCGGTCGATGCCGTTCGACGCCCTCATCGCCGCGAGCGGGAAGTGCCTCGAAGGGGTGCCTGGCATGGGCTTCGTGATCGCGAAAAAGTCGGTGCTGGAAGCTAGCGCAGGCAACAGCCACTCGCTGGCAATGGACCTGCACGACCAGTACGTCTATATGCAGAAGACCACGCAGTGGCGCTTTACGCCGCCGACGCATGTCGTCGCGGCACTGCGTGCGGCGGTCGATCAGTTCCTCGCCGAAGGGGGACAGCCGGTTCGCGGCGAGCGCTACCGGAAGAACTGCCGCGCGTTGGTCGACGGGATGGCGTCGCTGGGCTTCCGCCCATTCCTCGCCACGGAAGTCCAGGCACCCGTGATCGTCACGTTCCACGCACCTGCCGACAGCAAGTACGACTTCAAGGCGTTCTACGCGGCGGTGCGCGATCGTGGTTACATCCTCTACCCCGGCAAGCTCACGCAGATCGAGACGTTCCGCGTGGGCTGTATCGGCGCCATCGACGACAACGAAATGCGGAATGTCGTCACGGCAATTGCGCAGTCGCTGACGTCGCTCGGCATTCGACAGGTCGCACCGCTTACGCGCGCTGCGTAA
- a CDS encoding putative 2-aminoethylphosphonate ABC transporter permease subunit, whose product MSSLPSTAISAPQAHAASTAQAAHTAAGRPPPSAIRPVRLASHWTDRLAQALLLVAAAAGVLFLLAPMAAILIKSVQDNNGHFVGLQHFREYFHSPALLGSIWNSVWISMVTTCITVPLAFIFAYALTRSCIRGKTLLRNIALIPILGPTLLPAISFIFWFGNQGLLRPFMGDVDIYGPLGIVMSLVNATFPHALMILITALSLTDARLYEAADALGTPMLRRFLTITLPGAKYGVISAAMIVFTYAISDFGIPKVIGGDFNVLATDIYKLVIGQQDFSKGAVVGLVLLVPVGITYLVDSVVQRKQQALLSARAVPYVPKPSRGFDWLMATLCWGMAAIMLAILGMAVYASFVKFWPYNFSLSLGHYRFGLIESGAFDSYVNSLQMAFWCAVWGTAAIFVIAYLLEKTRGMTWLRGFIRMMAVLPMGVPGLVLGLGYIFFFVPEANPLHSLYGTLAILVIVNVVHYYSSSHLTAVTALKQIDPEFEYVSASLKVPFYRTFWRVSAPICLPSIIDISRYLFVNAMTTVSAVVFLYSADTSLASVAIVNMDETGSIGPAAAMATLVVLTSMGVCLLYHGIQIVVERYTQAWRRPSGMVRKAH is encoded by the coding sequence ATGAGTTCCTTACCCTCCACCGCGATCAGCGCGCCGCAAGCTCACGCGGCGTCCACGGCACAGGCAGCGCATACGGCAGCGGGCCGCCCGCCACCGTCGGCCATCCGTCCGGTGCGCCTCGCCTCTCACTGGACGGATCGCCTCGCGCAGGCATTGCTGCTCGTGGCCGCCGCCGCCGGCGTTCTCTTCCTGCTCGCGCCGATGGCGGCGATTCTCATCAAGAGCGTGCAGGACAACAACGGGCACTTCGTCGGTCTGCAACACTTTCGCGAGTATTTCCATTCGCCCGCGTTGTTAGGATCGATCTGGAACAGTGTGTGGATCTCGATGGTGACGACGTGCATTACCGTGCCGCTCGCCTTCATCTTCGCGTATGCCCTCACGCGCAGTTGCATTCGCGGCAAGACGCTGTTGCGCAACATCGCGCTCATTCCGATTCTCGGCCCCACCCTGCTGCCCGCGATCTCGTTCATCTTCTGGTTCGGCAATCAGGGGCTGCTGCGGCCGTTCATGGGCGACGTGGACATTTACGGGCCGCTGGGCATTGTGATGTCGCTGGTGAACGCCACGTTCCCGCACGCGCTGATGATTCTGATCACCGCGCTCTCGCTCACCGACGCGCGGCTCTACGAGGCTGCCGATGCCCTCGGCACGCCCATGCTGCGACGCTTCTTGACCATCACGCTGCCGGGCGCGAAGTATGGTGTGATCAGCGCCGCGATGATCGTCTTCACGTATGCGATTTCCGACTTCGGGATTCCGAAAGTCATCGGCGGCGACTTCAACGTGCTCGCCACCGACATCTACAAGCTCGTGATCGGTCAGCAGGACTTCTCGAAAGGCGCTGTCGTGGGTCTCGTGCTGCTCGTGCCGGTCGGTATCACCTACCTCGTGGACTCGGTGGTGCAACGCAAGCAACAGGCGCTGCTCTCGGCGCGCGCGGTGCCGTATGTCCCGAAGCCCTCACGCGGGTTCGACTGGCTGATGGCCACGCTGTGCTGGGGCATGGCCGCGATCATGCTCGCCATTCTCGGCATGGCCGTGTACGCCTCGTTCGTGAAGTTCTGGCCGTACAACTTCAGCCTGTCGCTCGGCCACTATCGCTTCGGCCTTATCGAAAGCGGCGCGTTCGACTCCTACGTGAACAGCCTCCAGATGGCGTTCTGGTGTGCGGTATGGGGCACGGCGGCGATCTTCGTCATCGCCTATCTGCTTGAGAAGACACGCGGCATGACATGGCTGCGCGGTTTCATCCGCATGATGGCTGTGCTGCCGATGGGCGTGCCCGGCCTCGTGCTGGGGCTCGGCTACATCTTCTTCTTTGTCCCCGAAGCCAATCCGCTGCACAGCCTGTACGGCACGCTGGCCATTCTGGTGATCGTCAACGTCGTGCATTACTACTCGTCGAGCCATCTCACCGCAGTCACGGCACTCAAGCAGATCGATCCGGAATTCGAGTACGTGTCGGCGTCGCTGAAGGTGCCCTTCTATCGCACCTTCTGGCGCGTGTCGGCGCCGATCTGCCTGCCGTCGATCATCGACATCAGCCGGTACCTGTTCGTGAACGCCATGACCACGGTGTCGGCTGTCGTGTTCCTGTACTCGGCCGACACCTCGCTGGCGTCGGTCGCCATCGTCAACATGGACGAGACCGGCTCCATCGGTCCCGCTGCGGCCATGGCCACACTCGTCGTGCTCACGTCGATGGGCGTGTGCCTGCTCTATCACGGCATTCAGATCGTGGTGGAGCGCTATACGCAGGCATGGCGCCGGCCGTCGGGCATGGTCCGCAAGGCGCACTGA
- a CDS encoding putative 2-aminoethylphosphonate ABC transporter ATP-binding protein — MSDDTYLSLAGIHKRFDSTVVLHDIHLTVRRGEMLCFLGPSGCGKTTLLRVIAGLEAQTQGTLSQNGRDISTLPPMQRDYGIVFQSYALFPNLSVAQNVAYGLTNRRVPRAERDARVAELLEMVGLPDAGAKFPGQLSGGQQQRIAIARALATSPGLLLLDEPLSALDARVRVRLRSEIRALQQRLGITTILVTHDQEEALSMADRIVVMNHGVIEQIGTPGEIYQHPATPFVADFVGKTNILPARLGDAGRVRVGQYELTCGTLNGCRTGEDIRVFFRPEDVRVRDLDDLDDEANVFDGAVEKIEFLGAFSRVTLRMHACEHPLYADLSPADMRALRPATGSALRFAVPSAAVRVFRQG, encoded by the coding sequence ATGAGCGACGACACGTATCTGAGCCTCGCCGGCATCCACAAACGCTTCGACAGCACTGTGGTGCTGCACGACATTCATCTCACCGTGCGACGCGGCGAAATGCTGTGTTTTCTCGGTCCTTCGGGCTGCGGAAAAACAACGCTGCTGCGCGTCATCGCCGGACTGGAGGCGCAAACGCAGGGCACGTTGTCACAGAACGGCCGCGACATTTCGACGCTACCGCCCATGCAGCGCGACTACGGCATCGTGTTTCAGTCGTACGCGCTGTTTCCCAACCTGAGCGTGGCGCAAAACGTGGCCTACGGGCTGACGAACCGGCGCGTGCCACGCGCCGAGCGCGACGCCCGTGTCGCGGAGTTGCTGGAGATGGTCGGGTTGCCCGACGCCGGCGCGAAGTTTCCCGGCCAGCTATCGGGCGGCCAGCAACAGCGCATTGCCATTGCGCGGGCGCTGGCCACATCGCCCGGCTTGCTGCTGCTGGACGAACCGCTCTCTGCGCTCGACGCACGCGTGCGTGTACGTTTGCGTAGCGAGATTCGTGCGTTGCAACAGCGTCTGGGCATCACCACGATTCTCGTCACGCACGATCAGGAAGAAGCGCTGTCGATGGCCGATCGCATCGTGGTGATGAACCACGGCGTGATCGAACAGATCGGCACCCCCGGCGAGATCTATCAGCATCCCGCCACCCCGTTTGTGGCGGACTTCGTCGGCAAGACCAACATCCTGCCCGCCCGGCTCGGCGACGCCGGACGCGTGCGCGTGGGGCAGTACGAACTGACCTGCGGCACGCTCAACGGTTGTCGCACCGGCGAAGACATCCGTGTCTTCTTCCGACCGGAGGACGTTCGCGTGCGCGATCTCGACGACCTCGACGATGAAGCGAACGTCTTCGACGGCGCCGTCGAGAAGATCGAGTTTCTCGGCGCGTTTTCCCGCGTGACGCTGCGCATGCACGCGTGCGAACACCCGCTCTATGCCGACCTCTCGCCCGCAGACATGCGGGCCCTGCGACCGGCCACGGGCAGCGCCCTGCGTTTTGCCGTGCCGAGCGCGGCCGTACGCGTCTTCCGTCAGGGGTGA
- a CDS encoding putative 2-aminoethylphosphonate ABC transporter substrate-binding protein, whose protein sequence is MNQSLRRAMRAAAALAAGLVCAAQAGHALAKTTLTVYTAWEVEVMRPYAEAFQKANPDIEIKYVRDSTGVVTAKVLAEKANPQADVIAGLAASSLELIKQEGLLTPYAPKGFDQLTRAYSDKANPPSWVGLDVWGATVCFNTVEAAKRNLPKPTSWEDLAKPIYKGMIVMPNPATSGTGFLDVTAWLQMFGKEGGWKYMDALDKNIVKYTHSGSKPCRDAGAGEYPIGISFEFNAHRTKAAGAPIELVFPKEGLGYDIEAAGIVKTTKKLDAAKRYMDWLASKEANEMYAKDWAIVAYPGVAKKFDTIPANYPDMLVKNDFTEIAKSRESVLAEWQKRYGAKSEKK, encoded by the coding sequence ATGAACCAATCATTGCGCCGTGCCATGCGTGCTGCCGCTGCTCTCGCCGCCGGACTCGTCTGCGCGGCCCAGGCCGGCCACGCGCTCGCCAAGACCACGCTGACTGTCTATACGGCGTGGGAAGTCGAAGTCATGCGTCCGTATGCGGAGGCGTTCCAGAAAGCGAACCCCGACATTGAAATCAAGTACGTGCGCGACTCCACGGGGGTGGTAACGGCGAAGGTGCTCGCGGAGAAGGCCAACCCGCAGGCCGATGTGATCGCCGGGCTCGCGGCGTCGAGTCTCGAACTGATCAAGCAGGAAGGTCTGCTCACGCCTTACGCGCCCAAGGGCTTCGATCAGCTCACGCGCGCTTACAGCGACAAAGCCAACCCGCCGTCGTGGGTCGGTCTGGACGTGTGGGGCGCCACGGTCTGCTTCAACACGGTGGAAGCCGCCAAGCGCAATCTGCCCAAGCCAACGTCGTGGGAAGACCTGGCCAAGCCGATCTACAAAGGCATGATCGTGATGCCCAATCCGGCCACTTCCGGTACGGGCTTTCTCGACGTGACCGCCTGGCTCCAGATGTTCGGCAAGGAAGGCGGCTGGAAGTACATGGACGCGCTCGACAAGAACATCGTCAAGTACACGCACTCGGGCTCGAAGCCGTGCCGCGACGCCGGCGCGGGGGAATACCCCATCGGCATCTCGTTCGAATTCAACGCGCATCGCACGAAGGCCGCAGGCGCACCCATCGAACTCGTATTTCCGAAGGAAGGCCTGGGCTACGACATCGAGGCCGCGGGCATCGTGAAGACGACCAAGAAACTCGACGCCGCCAAGCGCTACATGGACTGGCTCGCCAGCAAGGAAGCGAACGAGATGTACGCGAAGGACTGGGCCATCGTGGCGTATCCGGGCGTGGCGAAGAAGTTCGACACGATTCCCGCCAACTATCCCGACATGCTCGTGAAGAACGATTTCACGGAAATCGCGAAGAGCCGTGAATCGGTGCTCGCGGAATGGCAGAAGCGCTACGGCGCCAAGTCGGAGAAGAAGTAA